The nucleotide sequence CGTCGCCGCACGCCCTTGAGGCTTGCCCACGGCAGTTGGATCAGCCTGTTCGCCATGCTGATGATCTTTATCGGTCCGCTGATTTCCCAAGCGATGCCGATGAATCATCACGCCGGCATGTCCATGCAAATGTCCATGGACGACACTTGCCATGGCGCGTCCCAGCACCCTGTCGAACACCAGAAAGCCCCCGCCGCCGACCACGTGCTGTGGGAGAAATGCGGCTATTGCAGCCTGTTGTTCAGTTGCCCGGCCTTGCCCGGCAGCGTCTCGTTCGTGGCCCTTGGCGCCCCGCCGCCGGCCACGGCCCTGATCCCCGCACCGCGCCTGGGTCATGCCCGGCAGAGCATCTTCCCCGGCGCCCGCAGCCGCGCCCCTCCCGTCCTGTCGTAGGCAACTGATCAAAACAACTGCGCACGGCCGACTTAAAACAGACAGCCGCAGGCTGCTGGCCGTGTTGTTTACGACTGATTGATGGAATTTTTCATGTCCAGGTTTCCTGCTGACACCCGTATGGGATGTACCCCCGTGCTCGCCGTTTTGTGTGGCGCGCTGTTAACTCCCCACGTCCATGCCGACGAACACGCCGAACACACCAATGAACTGAGTCCGACGGTGATCACCGCCGTCGCCCCCAGCTCTCCGCTGACGGTTGTCACCAACCCCAAGGACCCGCGCCAACCGGTGCCGGCCAGCGATGGTGGCGATTACCTCAAGACCATTCCCGGCTTTGCCCTAGTGCGCAACGGCGGGACCAACGGCGACCCGGTGCTGCGCGGCATGTTCGGCTCGCGGCTGAATATCCTCACCAACGGCAGCATGATGCTCGGCGCCTGCCCTGGACGCATGGACGCGCCCACGTCGTACATTTCACCGGAGACCTACGACAAACTGACGGTGATCAAAGGCCCGCAAACCGTGCTGTGGGGCCCCGGCGCCTCGGCCGGCACGGTGCTGTTCGACCGCGAGCCGGAGCAGTTCGGCGAGTTGGGCACACGGCTCAACGCGAGCCTCCTGGCCGGCTCCAACGGGCGTTTCGACAAAGTGCTGGACGCCGCAGCCGGCGGTTCGTTGGGCTACATCCGGGTGATCGGTAACCAAGCCCACGCCGATGACTACAAGGATGGCAACAATGACAGCGTCGCCTCGCGCTACGACAAATGGAACGGTGACGTCGCCCTCGGTTGGACACCAGATGCCGACACCCTGCTGGAACTGACTGCCGGCCGTAGCGACGGCGAAGCCCGCTACGCCGGACGCGGCATGGACGGTTCGCAATTCCTGCGCGAAAGCCTCGGTCTGCGCTTTGAAAAATCCAACCTCGGCGAAGTGCTGGACAAGATCGAGGCGCAGGTCTACTACAACTACGCCGACCACGTGATGGACAACTACAGCCTGCGCACGCCGTCGGGCAGCGGGATGATGGCCGGGCCGATGGCCTCCAACGTCGACCGCCGCACCCTCGGTGCCCGGCTCAAGGCGACCTGGCGCTGGGCCGATGTGCAACTGATCGGCGGCATCGACGCGCAGACCAACGAACATCGCCAGCGCAGCAGCGCGGGCGTCGACACTTACAAGAGCCTGCCGCGCGACAAGGACGCTGACTTTCATAACTACGGCGTGTTTGGCGAACTGACCTGGTACGCCGCCGACAATCACCGACTGATCACTGGCGCCCGCCTGGATCGCGCCTCGGCCAAGGATTTCCGCCAGCGTACCGGCTCCGGGATGATGAGCCGCGCCAACCCCACAGCCGGCAACACCCGCGCCGACACATTGCCGTCCGGCTTCGTGCGTTATGAACACGACCTGGCCGACAGCCCGACCACGCTCTACGCCGGACTCGGCCACGCGCAGCGTTTCCCCGACTACTGGGAACTGTTCTCCCCCAAGAACGGGCCTGCGGGCTCGGTGAACGCCTTCGATTCGGTAAAGCCGGAAAAAACCACTCAACTGGATTTCGGTGTGCAATACAAGACCGCTGAACTGGAGGCCTGGGCTTCGGGTTATGTGGGCCAGGTGCGCGACTATATTTTGTTCAATTACACCCCAGGCATGATGGGCATGACCTCCCAGGCGCAGAACATCGACGCGCGGATCATGGGTGGTGAACTGGGCGCAGCCTACAAACTGACACCCAACTGGAAGGCCGACGCCACCCTGGCTTATGCCTGGGGCAAAAACAGCAGCGACGGCAAGGCCCTGCCACAGATGCCGCCGCTGGATGCACGGTTCGGCCTGAGCTACAGCGCAGACGACTGGAGCGCCGGCGCCTTGTGGCGCGTGGTTGCGGCGCAAAACCGCATCGACCAGAACAAGGGCAACGTGGTCGGCAAGGACTTCGACAAGAGCGGCGGCTTCGGCGTGTTCTCCCTGAACGCGGCGTACCGCATCAACCAGAACTTCAAGGTCAGTACCGGCATCGACAACCTGTTCGGCAAAGCCTACTCCGAGCACTTGAACCTGGCCGGCAACGCCGGGTTCGGCTATCCGGCCAATGACCCACAAGCCATCAACGAACCGGGGCGCACGCTCTGGACCAAAGTCGACATGAGTTTCTAAACGCGCCCTGTAGGAGCGAGGGGGGCGCCTAGCCCTTGCTCGCGAAAAATGCCAACGATAACGCAGCACATCTGGTTTAACGCTGCGCTCAGAAGTTCTTCGCGGGCAAGCCCGCTCCTACCAGTTTTAGGGTTAACCATTAGATCGATAACATGCCTTTTGCGGAGCACCCGATGAGTACTCAACGAATTTCTTTCTACAACCTGGCCTGGCGCTGGCATTTCTACGCCGGGCTGTTCGTCGCGCCCTTCATGGTGCTGCTGGCGGTGACCGGCATCATCTACCTGTTCAAGCCGCAACTCGACCCGCTGATGTACGGCGACCTGCTCAAGGTGCAGCCGGCCGCACAGGTATTGAGCGCCGACGAATTGCTGCAGCGGGCCAAGACCGCCTACCCCGAGGGCACGATCAGCAAATACCTGCCGCCGGTGGACGCCAGCCGCAGCGCGCAATTTGTCATGCAGAGTGCG is from Pseudomonas mucidolens and encodes:
- a CDS encoding TonB-dependent copper receptor; translated protein: MSRFPADTRMGCTPVLAVLCGALLTPHVHADEHAEHTNELSPTVITAVAPSSPLTVVTNPKDPRQPVPASDGGDYLKTIPGFALVRNGGTNGDPVLRGMFGSRLNILTNGSMMLGACPGRMDAPTSYISPETYDKLTVIKGPQTVLWGPGASAGTVLFDREPEQFGELGTRLNASLLAGSNGRFDKVLDAAAGGSLGYIRVIGNQAHADDYKDGNNDSVASRYDKWNGDVALGWTPDADTLLELTAGRSDGEARYAGRGMDGSQFLRESLGLRFEKSNLGEVLDKIEAQVYYNYADHVMDNYSLRTPSGSGMMAGPMASNVDRRTLGARLKATWRWADVQLIGGIDAQTNEHRQRSSAGVDTYKSLPRDKDADFHNYGVFGELTWYAADNHRLITGARLDRASAKDFRQRTGSGMMSRANPTAGNTRADTLPSGFVRYEHDLADSPTTLYAGLGHAQRFPDYWELFSPKNGPAGSVNAFDSVKPEKTTQLDFGVQYKTAELEAWASGYVGQVRDYILFNYTPGMMGMTSQAQNIDARIMGGELGAAYKLTPNWKADATLAYAWGKNSSDGKALPQMPPLDARFGLSYSADDWSAGALWRVVAAQNRIDQNKGNVVGKDFDKSGGFGVFSLNAAYRINQNFKVSTGIDNLFGKAYSEHLNLAGNAGFGYPANDPQAINEPGRTLWTKVDMSF
- a CDS encoding DUF2946 domain-containing protein, with the protein product MGAPANSSATRRRTPLRLAHGSWISLFAMLMIFIGPLISQAMPMNHHAGMSMQMSMDDTCHGASQHPVEHQKAPAADHVLWEKCGYCSLLFSCPALPGSVSFVALGAPPPATALIPAPRLGHARQSIFPGARSRAPPVLS